From a single Nostoc sp. MS1 genomic region:
- a CDS encoding transporter substrate-binding domain-containing protein, with protein MLNGLAQKFSRFLKARDKNIWLGLGCGILVFLLIAYPARSQQPTTQQSQQSLVVATRAIPPFVFDDKGKLSGFSIDLWRSIASEIGAKFKFEEYANVADLLSAVENGKANAGIAAISITAERQQKFDFSLPMFSGGLQILVRNSKINSGGAPDILSLLFSVTLLQVIGLAVLLTVIAAHIIWLSERHHKESIVDKSYFPGIFKACWWAAATLATQADEMPKGIISRVLAVMWMFAGVVFVAYFTAAATTSLTVQQLQADIQSVNDLPGKLVATTTGSTAAAYLKENKIPILEVAKIEQAYDALDKKKADAVVFDAPVLLFYAANQGQGKVEVVGSVFREENYGIVLPNNSPYRKSINRALLELKENGTYQVLYDKWFGVKKS; from the coding sequence ATGCTTAATGGGCTTGCACAGAAATTTTCTCGGTTTCTCAAGGCTAGAGATAAAAATATATGGTTGGGACTGGGATGTGGAATTTTGGTATTCTTGCTGATAGCATATCCGGCGCGATCGCAACAACCAACTACTCAACAATCTCAACAATCGTTAGTTGTAGCTACTAGAGCCATTCCCCCCTTTGTTTTTGATGACAAAGGTAAACTATCCGGCTTTAGTATAGACCTTTGGCGCAGCATTGCCAGCGAAATTGGTGCAAAGTTTAAATTTGAGGAGTATGCCAACGTAGCTGACCTACTCTCAGCTGTTGAGAATGGTAAAGCCAACGCAGGCATTGCCGCTATTTCTATTACGGCTGAACGTCAGCAAAAGTTTGATTTTTCCTTACCTATGTTTAGTGGGGGATTACAAATTTTGGTACGCAACTCCAAAATTAATAGTGGTGGCGCACCAGATATTTTGTCATTATTGTTCTCAGTGACGCTCTTGCAAGTAATAGGCTTGGCTGTATTACTGACTGTGATAGCAGCTCACATCATTTGGTTATCTGAACGTCATCACAAAGAAAGCATTGTTGACAAATCCTACTTTCCCGGAATTTTTAAAGCCTGTTGGTGGGCTGCTGCTACCTTAGCTACCCAAGCAGATGAAATGCCCAAAGGAATCATCAGTCGGGTGTTAGCTGTGATGTGGATGTTTGCTGGCGTTGTGTTTGTTGCTTACTTTACGGCTGCGGCTACCACTTCATTAACTGTGCAACAGTTACAAGCTGATATTCAAAGTGTGAATGATTTACCCGGTAAATTAGTAGCAACCACAACTGGTAGCACAGCTGCGGCATACTTAAAGGAAAATAAAATCCCCATTTTAGAAGTCGCCAAAATTGAGCAGGCTTACGATGCTTTAGATAAGAAAAAAGCTGATGCTGTGGTGTTTGATGCTCCTGTACTTCTATTTTATGCTGCTAATCAAGGTCAAGGAAAAGTAGAAGTTGTAGGTAGTGTCTTTCGGGAAGAAAACTATGGCATTGTTTTACCTAATAACAGTCCCTACCGCAAATCTATCAATCGCGCCTTGTTGGAATTAAAGGAGAATGGAACATATCAAGTGCTTTATGATAAGTGGTTTGGGGTGAAGAAATCTTAA
- a CDS encoding FAD-dependent monooxygenase, whose translation MSQNIYLEQVIQTSKKIIKPSVSKVIVIGGGIGGLTLARACLDANIEVEVYEKRPLNTMLSGPGGIFIQRNAIRIYQLLDSGKIYQRFYSQGGKILKGGFSSKDGAPLYINSPEFAGEKDLGICLSRGELQQILYEALPPNTVRNGMTFEKFAATEDGVQVYFQDGSTTTGDILVGADGLYSRVRASMSGQKRLEEPIYSGTCCWRGVFNGSNLPLNQEYSWMEYWGQGNRFGYFDIGKGLFSFYAFSNTEKGGNDDSVGGSLNALKLTFSDYAEPVPSILKVLEDQIIYRDDIFDRQPLGNCWGKERVTLIGDAAHPVQPNLGQGGCMAVEDAFELVKLLTRGASSDHVSLLRQFEYSRSQRVTRVFTTSRQVGQLGQTNSAIGCLLRNWIYKLTPTWLADLQFKWLFDYQPSWED comes from the coding sequence TTGAGTCAAAATATCTATCTAGAACAAGTGATACAAACATCGAAAAAAATAATCAAGCCCTCAGTCTCAAAGGTAATTGTGATTGGAGGCGGAATTGGTGGGTTAACTTTAGCTCGTGCCTGCTTAGATGCAAACATTGAAGTAGAAGTATACGAGAAACGTCCACTGAATACAATGCTTTCTGGGCCAGGCGGTATTTTTATTCAACGAAATGCCATACGAATTTACCAACTTCTTGACTCAGGAAAGATTTACCAACGTTTTTACTCACAGGGTGGCAAAATTCTCAAGGGTGGTTTTTCTAGTAAAGATGGCGCTCCCTTGTATATTAACTCTCCAGAATTTGCTGGTGAAAAAGACTTAGGTATATGTCTTTCTAGAGGAGAGTTGCAACAAATTTTGTATGAAGCTTTACCACCAAACACGGTACGTAATGGGATGACTTTTGAGAAATTTGCGGCAACTGAAGATGGTGTACAAGTGTACTTTCAAGATGGCAGCACCACAACAGGCGATATATTAGTAGGTGCGGATGGTCTTTATTCACGAGTACGTGCCAGCATGTCTGGACAAAAAAGATTAGAGGAGCCAATTTACAGTGGAACTTGTTGCTGGAGAGGTGTATTCAATGGCTCAAACCTTCCCTTGAATCAAGAATATAGTTGGATGGAATATTGGGGTCAAGGAAATCGCTTTGGATATTTTGATATAGGTAAAGGGCTGTTCTCATTTTATGCGTTCAGTAATACAGAAAAAGGGGGGAATGATGACTCAGTTGGCGGTTCCTTAAATGCCTTGAAGTTAACATTTTCAGATTATGCTGAACCTGTACCGTCAATCCTCAAAGTTTTAGAAGACCAAATAATTTACCGAGATGATATTTTTGATCGTCAACCTTTAGGTAATTGTTGGGGTAAGGAGAGAGTAACGTTAATCGGGGATGCAGCGCACCCTGTTCAACCAAATCTGGGTCAAGGGGGTTGTATGGCTGTAGAAGATGCCTTTGAACTAGTTAAGTTGCTGACTAGAGGCGCAAGTTCTGATCATGTTTCACTGTTGCGTCAATTTGAGTATAGCCGTAGTCAACGAGTAACTCGTGTATTTACTACTTCTCGACAAGTTGGTCAGCTTGGACAAACTAACTCTGCAATAGGCTGTCTTCTGCGTAATTGGATTTACAAACTGACTCCTACTTGGTTAGCAGACTTGCAGTTTAAATGGTTGTTTGATTACCAACCTTCCTGGGAAGATTAA
- a CDS encoding TMEM165/GDT1 family protein, which produces MKLDAVPFTSSSLTQTLSESALQENTESHLSTVIVEQVKECPKKQGSAIGVFATTFVTIFLAEIGDKTQLSTLLMSAESHSPWIVFLGSGAALITTSLIGVLLGSWVSKRLNPKTLDRSTGFMLLFISLTLFWDVFHG; this is translated from the coding sequence GTGAAACTTGACGCTGTACCTTTTACCAGTTCTAGCCTAACTCAGACTCTTAGCGAGTCAGCTTTACAAGAGAATACTGAATCCCATCTATCTACTGTAATTGTTGAGCAAGTTAAGGAGTGTCCAAAAAAACAAGGGTCAGCAATAGGTGTATTTGCTACCACCTTTGTAACTATATTTTTGGCGGAAATCGGTGATAAAACCCAACTATCAACCTTATTAATGAGTGCAGAGTCGCACTCACCCTGGATAGTATTTCTAGGTTCGGGAGCAGCATTAATCACTACAAGTTTAATAGGTGTACTTTTAGGTAGCTGGGTATCTAAACGCTTAAACCCCAAAACCTTGGATAGATCAACCGGATTCATGCTTCTGTTTATCTCCCTTACTCTATTTTGGGATGTATTTCACGGTTAA
- a CDS encoding TMEM165/GDT1 family protein, with product MDWHLLGISFITVFLSELGDKSQLAAIALSGRGQSVKAVFFGSAGALLLTSLLGALAGGAVSELLPTHILKAIAAVGFAVLAARLLLFKQEETAE from the coding sequence ATGGATTGGCATCTTTTAGGCATCAGTTTTATTACAGTTTTTTTATCAGAATTAGGTGATAAAAGTCAGTTAGCTGCGATCGCACTTTCTGGTCGTGGTCAGTCTGTGAAGGCTGTATTTTTTGGCTCTGCTGGCGCACTCCTATTAACTAGCTTATTAGGTGCATTGGCAGGAGGAGCAGTATCAGAATTATTACCAACACATATATTAAAAGCGATCGCGGCTGTAGGATTTGCAGTTCTCGCCGCTCGTTTATTGTTATTTAAACAAGAAGAAACAGCAGAATAA
- a CDS encoding spore photoproduct lyase family protein, which produces MPERVIFTPAALNEPWGQKIKARVESLGLPIEELPRNRLTGLRGESDRQTYDISKRTLAVVTAPPSQFKLSPIPPSADWQFHLAEGCSAHCQYCYLAGSLSGPPVIRAYANLPQILENLANYEQPGKMTTYEVSCYTDPLGIEHLTGSLAECIRYFGTRSDAHLRWVSKFDAVDGLLDLPHNGHTRCRASVNAAPISGKFEGGTASVASRLAALRKLALPRDQGGGGYPVGLVIAPIMPIDDWQMHYSRLFDMISAALDMDCDLTFELISHRFTPGSKEVLQTWYPQSKLDMDEEKRTIKRNKFGGVKYVYDNDTMKTMKRFFESEIQQRFPKAKILYWT; this is translated from the coding sequence ATGCCTGAACGGGTAATATTTACACCTGCTGCGTTGAATGAGCCTTGGGGACAAAAGATTAAGGCGCGTGTGGAGTCCCTCGGACTACCAATAGAAGAGTTACCACGGAACAGACTGACAGGCTTACGTGGTGAAAGCGATCGCCAGACTTATGATATTTCCAAGCGGACTCTCGCAGTTGTGACTGCACCACCAAGCCAGTTTAAACTTAGTCCTATTCCCCCCTCTGCTGATTGGCAATTTCATCTAGCTGAGGGTTGTTCTGCACATTGCCAATACTGTTACTTGGCTGGGAGTTTGTCCGGGCCACCAGTGATTCGTGCCTATGCCAATCTACCGCAAATATTAGAGAATTTAGCCAATTACGAGCAACCAGGAAAGATGACGACTTATGAGGTAAGTTGTTACACTGACCCTCTAGGAATTGAGCATCTGACTGGTAGCCTAGCCGAGTGCATCCGTTATTTTGGTACTCGTAGCGATGCACATCTACGCTGGGTATCTAAGTTTGATGCCGTTGATGGTTTACTCGACCTACCCCATAATGGTCATACTCGTTGCCGTGCGAGTGTAAATGCTGCACCGATTTCTGGCAAATTTGAAGGGGGTACAGCGTCGGTAGCATCGAGACTGGCCGCATTGCGTAAGTTAGCTTTACCGCGAGATCAAGGCGGTGGTGGCTATCCTGTAGGCTTAGTGATTGCGCCAATTATGCCTATAGATGATTGGCAGATGCACTACAGCCGCTTGTTTGATATGATTAGCGCCGCACTGGATATGGACTGTGACTTGACTTTTGAGCTAATTTCCCACCGCTTTACACCAGGGTCAAAAGAAGTTTTGCAGACTTGGTATCCCCAGTCAAAACTAGACATGGATGAGGAGAAACGCACCATCAAGCGTAATAAGTTTGGTGGGGTCAAATATGTTTACGATAATGACACCATGAAGACAATGAAGCGCTTTTTTGAAAGTGAGATTCAACAGCGCTTTCCCAAGGCGAAGATTTTGTATTGGACGTAA
- a CDS encoding alpha/beta fold hydrolase has product MTFYHVMNLEDNKQNIQRFLAMLFMPPGFLLVWLLQLISPGVLGGGLYILYEWYEGELTGIGYLVGGLVMVLWTFGGRFISLPLLRRRGVDEPKLMRSKTVKRLPRDDGSVLQVEFYGPEDAQPIILSHGWGPNSTVWYYAKKQLSDRFRVIVWDLPGLGKSARPKNNDYSIEKYARDLQAVIDIAGNKPVILLGHSMGGMINLTFCRLFPEYLTSRVASLILVDTTYTNPLKTCIFNRLLRKLQKPLLEPLLYLSVVLSPLLWLMTWLSYLNGLLYISVELSGFTGTETRGQLDFSALLSAFASPGVLARGTLGMFHYDETRTLETINIPVLVVSGVADIATLPQASDRINAELPDSQRVSIKPGGHMALMEQNQQFSEVVREFCAVHSLI; this is encoded by the coding sequence ATGACTTTTTACCATGTTATGAACCTAGAAGATAACAAGCAAAATATTCAAAGGTTTCTTGCCATGCTCTTCATGCCTCCAGGTTTTCTACTTGTATGGCTATTGCAACTGATTTCGCCAGGGGTACTAGGTGGAGGACTTTATATTCTGTATGAGTGGTATGAAGGGGAACTCACCGGAATAGGTTATTTAGTTGGCGGACTGGTAATGGTTTTGTGGACTTTTGGCGGGAGGTTTATCAGCTTACCGCTTTTACGTCGCCGTGGAGTTGATGAACCTAAACTCATGCGTAGCAAAACAGTAAAACGTTTGCCAAGGGATGATGGAAGTGTATTGCAAGTAGAGTTTTACGGCCCGGAAGATGCACAGCCGATTATCTTATCTCATGGCTGGGGGCCTAACAGTACAGTCTGGTATTATGCCAAAAAACAGTTGAGCGATCGCTTTCGTGTCATCGTTTGGGATTTACCAGGATTGGGAAAATCGGCGCGTCCGAAAAATAATGATTATTCTATTGAAAAGTATGCCCGTGATTTGCAAGCTGTGATTGACATTGCGGGTAATAAACCAGTAATTTTATTAGGTCACAGTATGGGGGGTATGATTAACCTCACATTTTGCCGACTGTTCCCCGAATATTTAACAAGTCGGGTAGCTAGTTTAATTCTTGTCGATACTACCTATACCAATCCTCTGAAAACCTGCATCTTCAACCGCTTGTTACGCAAATTGCAGAAGCCGTTACTAGAACCTCTACTATACTTGAGTGTCGTGTTATCACCGCTTTTGTGGTTGATGACTTGGCTGTCTTACCTCAACGGCTTACTTTACATCAGTGTAGAACTATCGGGTTTTACAGGTACGGAAACAAGAGGACAACTTGATTTCTCCGCCTTATTATCTGCATTTGCTTCTCCTGGCGTTCTCGCTCGTGGCACACTAGGAATGTTTCACTACGACGAAACTAGAACACTGGAAACGATTAATATACCTGTGTTGGTGGTTTCTGGTGTAGCTGATATTGCTACTCTACCCCAAGCAAGCGATCGCATAAACGCAGAATTACCCGACTCCCAAAGAGTATCCATCAAGCCAGGCGGACACATGGCATTGATGGAACAGAATCAGCAATTTAGTGAAGTTGTCCGGGAATTTTGCGCTGTCCACTCGTTAATTTGA
- a CDS encoding DUF2214 family protein has translation MWINAIVSYLHYLSFMLCFGALVLEAHTLKKELSLSEAWRIVISDAVYGISATIVLITGILRIIYFSKGTDYYLSNWVFYIKVAAFLVVGLASLYPTISFITWLTDLQQGQTPKLELATLKRLKWLLKIELVGLILIPLLATVMARGIGAI, from the coding sequence ATGTGGATAAATGCCATAGTCTCGTATTTGCATTATTTAAGCTTCATGTTGTGTTTTGGCGCTCTGGTATTAGAAGCACATACCCTTAAAAAAGAATTAAGTTTAAGCGAAGCTTGGAGAATCGTAATATCTGATGCAGTCTATGGTATATCAGCCACTATTGTTTTAATCACAGGTATTTTACGTATTATCTACTTTAGTAAAGGAACAGATTACTATTTAAGTAACTGGGTTTTCTACATCAAAGTAGCAGCTTTTCTGGTTGTAGGTTTAGCATCTCTCTATCCCACTATTAGTTTCATTACTTGGTTAACTGACTTGCAACAAGGACAAACTCCAAAACTAGAATTAGCAACACTGAAGCGTCTAAAATGGTTGCTCAAAATTGAATTAGTAGGTTTAATTCTCATTCCTCTATTAGCAACAGTTATGGCAAGGGGAATAGGTGCTATCTAG
- a CDS encoding phosphodiester glycosidase family protein, translating into MVTCTFLLQPTSSVVPKAQPSPATTIRYIERSLPQGIAHILLIPANSPFVVTGALSPTVNNVEEFAQKHQATAIFNAGFFDPANQKSTSYVVVAGRQIANPKDNERLVNNPQLKPYLNQIFNRSEFRRYLCGQITTYAIALHNESLPKDCSLVDAIGAGPRLLPQLTSEQEGFVDKTKGRDALGTEQPNARTAVGITRDGSVILVMVAQKPSQPNNSGISLVQLAQLMKTLGASEAMNLDGGSSSSLYYKGKAIYGKFDLQGNFIKRPVKSVLLVKPR; encoded by the coding sequence ATGGTTACGTGTACGTTCTTACTACAGCCGACATCTTCTGTAGTCCCAAAGGCGCAACCATCACCAGCAACAACCATCCGTTACATTGAGCGTAGTTTACCTCAAGGTATAGCTCACATTTTGTTAATTCCCGCCAATAGTCCATTTGTCGTGACAGGGGCATTATCACCTACAGTAAATAATGTAGAGGAATTTGCTCAAAAACATCAAGCCACTGCCATTTTCAATGCAGGCTTTTTTGACCCAGCCAACCAAAAATCTACATCTTATGTGGTTGTTGCTGGACGGCAGATAGCTAATCCCAAAGATAATGAGCGGTTAGTGAACAACCCGCAGTTAAAGCCTTACCTAAATCAAATTTTCAATCGCAGCGAATTTCGTCGCTATCTCTGTGGTCAGATTACCACTTATGCGATCGCTTTACATAACGAATCACTCCCAAAAGATTGTAGCCTAGTTGATGCCATTGGCGCAGGCCCTCGACTATTACCACAATTGACATCAGAACAAGAGGGTTTTGTGGATAAGACTAAAGGACGCGATGCGTTAGGAACTGAACAACCTAACGCGAGAACGGCTGTAGGTATTACTCGTGATGGTAGTGTCATTTTAGTAATGGTTGCACAAAAACCTTCACAACCAAATAATTCTGGAATATCTCTAGTACAATTAGCCCAATTAATGAAAACCCTTGGTGCATCTGAAGCGATGAACTTGGATGGTGGTAGTTCATCTTCGCTTTACTACAAAGGTAAAGCTATTTACGGAAAGTTCGATTTACAAGGTAATTTCATCAAGCGACCTGTAAAATCAGTTTTATTAGTTAAGCCTAGATAG
- a CDS encoding glutathione S-transferase family protein: MTTAPLSWQELETLTNYQIDTVNGLTNAKARLRLFGQPESEVRVTLYRDNHAWCPYCQKVWLWLEEKQIPYRIEKVTMFCYGEKESWYKRKVPSGMLPAIELDGRIIKESDDILIALEKVFGALSQGMEDPTVIPLRQLERLLFRAWCAWLCYPAISPQQEKRNREQFVTVVAKVEEALGRTPSPYFLESFGIVDVIFTPYVERMNASLYYYKGYSLREENPRLNAWFAAMETRPTYCGTQSDFHTHVHDLPPQMGGCWENGEPQMLINKARVDHGPWFGLPDVTYPEPENSRMEALQRTIEHRINIIRVNPLDDKLFDQALRCALTHMMTGVDCVPPSGSDVALRYLRDRINVPRDMSIYAAKRLRESLERTAALVGDGQPEPIPTKHRLDQNPSNFVRT, from the coding sequence ATGACTACCGCACCCTTAAGCTGGCAAGAACTAGAAACCCTCACGAACTATCAAATAGATACTGTTAATGGTCTTACCAACGCTAAAGCCCGGTTGCGCTTGTTTGGTCAGCCCGAATCTGAGGTACGGGTAACGCTGTACCGCGATAACCATGCCTGGTGTCCTTACTGTCAAAAAGTTTGGTTATGGCTAGAGGAAAAACAGATCCCCTACCGCATCGAAAAAGTGACAATGTTCTGCTACGGGGAGAAAGAAAGTTGGTACAAACGTAAGGTTCCATCAGGTATGCTCCCGGCGATTGAGCTAGATGGACGGATTATTAAGGAAAGCGATGACATTTTGATCGCTTTGGAAAAGGTTTTTGGAGCGTTGAGCCAAGGGATGGAAGACCCCACGGTAATCCCTCTACGTCAATTAGAACGACTTTTATTTAGAGCTTGGTGCGCTTGGCTGTGCTATCCAGCAATTTCCCCTCAACAAGAAAAACGCAATAGAGAACAATTTGTCACAGTGGTAGCTAAGGTCGAGGAGGCACTAGGTCGCACCCCAAGCCCTTATTTTCTAGAAAGCTTTGGCATCGTTGATGTCATTTTTACGCCTTATGTAGAACGAATGAATGCGAGTCTTTACTACTACAAGGGCTACTCACTGCGGGAGGAAAACCCTCGCTTAAACGCATGGTTTGCGGCAATGGAAACCCGACCGACCTACTGCGGTACACAGAGTGACTTTCACACCCACGTACATGATTTGCCGCCCCAAATGGGGGGCTGTTGGGAAAATGGCGAACCCCAGATGCTGATCAATAAAGCGCGGGTAGATCACGGCCCCTGGTTCGGTCTACCAGATGTGACTTATCCAGAACCCGAAAACTCCCGCATGGAAGCACTTCAAAGAACTATTGAACACCGGATCAATATTATCCGCGTCAACCCCTTAGATGATAAATTGTTTGATCAAGCTCTACGTTGTGCTTTAACACACATGATGACAGGCGTTGACTGTGTACCTCCATCGGGATCTGATGTCGCCCTAAGATATCTGCGCGATCGCATTAATGTACCGCGAGATATGTCCATCTACGCAGCCAAGCGATTGAGGGAATCTTTGGAGAGAACCGCAGCCCTTGTGGGTGATGGGCAGCCAGAACCTATTCCCACTAAACACCGACTAGATCAAAACCCCTCTAACTTTGTCAGAACTTGA
- a CDS encoding DUF547 domain-containing protein, with product MIDFEIWDQLLRQYVDAQGRVNYQAWKTEQPHALNQWLQHYQNRQIESNLNNLEQLALWINLYNAFTISTILERYPLDSILPRFLGIPNWLGFLWFFQRKAYYIFGEHYSLGQIEHQILRDKLQEPRIHFAIVCASVGCPLLRAGAYFPKQVIQQLDEDASRFINNPEKVRYDFSTQTLYCNKIIKWYRQDFLKVAPSLPEYIATYLKIDVNLISTTPIFYLNYDWSLNQGKCTLFPNKN from the coding sequence ATGATTGATTTTGAAATTTGGGATCAGCTTTTGCGTCAATATGTTGATGCACAGGGTAGAGTTAATTATCAGGCATGGAAAACAGAACAACCTCATGCACTTAATCAATGGTTACAGCATTACCAAAATCGGCAGATTGAATCTAACCTAAATAATTTAGAACAGTTAGCATTATGGATTAACCTCTACAATGCTTTTACTATTTCCACAATTTTAGAACGATATCCTCTAGATTCAATTTTACCTCGATTTCTGGGTATTCCTAATTGGCTCGGTTTCTTATGGTTCTTTCAAAGGAAGGCTTATTACATTTTTGGAGAGCATTACAGTTTAGGACAAATTGAGCATCAAATTCTTAGAGATAAATTACAGGAACCTCGAATCCATTTTGCGATTGTTTGTGCTTCTGTTGGTTGTCCTTTACTGCGTGCAGGTGCTTATTTCCCTAAGCAAGTTATCCAGCAATTAGATGAAGATGCTAGTAGATTTATCAATAATCCTGAAAAAGTGCGTTATGATTTTTCTACCCAAACACTATACTGTAATAAAATTATCAAGTGGTATCGCCAAGACTTTTTAAAGGTTGCACCTTCACTACCAGAATATATTGCTACCTACTTAAAAATAGATGTCAATTTGATCTCTACAACTCCAATATTTTATCTTAATTACGACTGGAGTTTAAATCAGGGGAAATGCACCTTATTTCCTAACAAAAACTAA
- a CDS encoding ISAs1 family transposase produces the protein MKLKPKITITEHFAQMEDPRVDRTKRHKLIDILTIALCAVICGADSWVAIELYGCTKYEWLKTFLELPNGIPSPDGDATRTHDTFARVFAQLDSQQFQSCFLNWIKSIQIRTDGEVVVIDGKTLCGSHDRSSNQSAIQMVSAWATTNKLVLGQVKVDEKSNEITAIPELIKVLELSGCIVTIDAIGCQKEIVKLISQQNADYVITLKKNQGNLYDEVEQLFKAEIGKGFQDFQHSTYKTEEHGHGRHEIRNYAMLTGIQSRLDPDSVWSNFNSIGMVESVRQVGGETTVETRYFISSLEDNAKQFANSVRSHWGIENSLHWVLDVAFKEDDCRIRKDNAPQNFAVMRQIAVNLLGKEKRVKRGIKNKQFLAAMDNNYLEKVLALAETNLSII, from the coding sequence ATGAAGCTCAAGCCCAAAATCACGATTACTGAACACTTTGCACAGATGGAAGATCCAAGAGTAGATCGGACAAAACGGCACAAGTTAATTGACATTCTCACCATTGCTTTATGTGCAGTGATATGTGGAGCGGACAGTTGGGTGGCAATTGAATTGTATGGCTGCACAAAATATGAGTGGTTGAAAACGTTTTTGGAGCTACCAAATGGAATACCATCTCCTGACGGAGACGCTACGCGAACACACGATACATTTGCACGAGTCTTTGCACAATTGGATTCACAGCAATTTCAGTCATGTTTCTTAAATTGGATAAAGTCAATACAGATCAGGACGGATGGTGAGGTAGTAGTAATTGACGGCAAAACTTTATGTGGCTCCCATGATAGAAGCAGTAACCAAAGTGCAATACAAATGGTAAGTGCGTGGGCAACTACAAATAAGTTAGTGTTAGGGCAGGTAAAGGTGGATGAGAAATCAAATGAAATTACAGCAATTCCCGAATTAATAAAAGTATTAGAACTATCTGGTTGTATTGTGACAATTGATGCCATCGGTTGCCAGAAGGAGATTGTGAAGTTAATTAGCCAACAAAACGCAGATTATGTAATTACCCTCAAAAAGAATCAAGGTAATCTGTATGATGAAGTAGAGCAACTATTTAAAGCAGAGATAGGCAAGGGTTTTCAAGATTTTCAACATAGCACATACAAAACAGAAGAACATGGGCATGGCCGTCATGAAATCCGCAACTACGCGATGTTAACAGGAATTCAATCTCGGCTTGACCCTGATTCAGTTTGGTCAAACTTTAATAGTATTGGGATGGTAGAATCCGTCCGGCAAGTAGGTGGTGAAACAACAGTGGAGACTCGTTATTTTATTAGTAGCCTTGAGGATAATGCCAAACAATTTGCTAATTCTGTTCGGAGTCACTGGGGGATAGAAAATTCATTGCATTGGGTATTAGATGTGGCTTTCAAAGAAGATGACTGTCGCATTAGAAAAGATAATGCTCCACAAAATTTTGCAGTAATGCGGCAGATAGCAGTAAATCTTTTAGGTAAAGAGAAGCGTGTGAAACGGGGAATCAAAAATAAACAGTTTTTGGCAGCAATGGACAATAACTATTTAGAAAAAGTATTAGCTTTAGCGGAAACTAACTTGTCAATAATTTAG
- a CDS encoding GNAT family N-acetyltransferase: protein MLSISHTLLHNPERYLGKPYLAIVQTSGEILAVAIRTPPQKLILSKAQNMDALRLIAQDLRQQQLPGSMGLATEAEIFSQTWQALTGQFYQRSVVMKIYQLTAVQTVSTARGYLRLATEGDRSILIKWLSAFLSEIDEAVSEDVEHQVDNRLKQQNTYFWVDSTPVSVASSKQVLPTIGRINLAYTPPEYRRKGYATTCVAALSQKLLDQGCRHCFLIADLANSTANHIYQAIGYRPIRDWHEYSFTSKQ from the coding sequence TTGCTCAGTATTTCGCATACCTTGTTGCATAACCCAGAACGTTATCTAGGCAAGCCTTATTTAGCAATTGTCCAAACAAGTGGTGAGATTCTGGCTGTTGCCATCCGCACCCCACCCCAAAAATTGATCCTATCCAAAGCCCAAAATATGGATGCCTTGCGGTTGATTGCTCAAGATTTGCGTCAACAGCAACTGCCAGGAAGTATGGGACTGGCAACTGAAGCAGAAATATTCTCGCAGACTTGGCAAGCCCTGACAGGACAATTCTATCAACGGTCGGTGGTAATGAAAATTTACCAATTAACGGCAGTGCAAACAGTCTCAACGGCCAGAGGATATCTTAGATTGGCAACTGAAGGCGATCGCTCTATTTTGATTAAGTGGCTTTCTGCATTTTTATCTGAGATCGATGAGGCGGTGAGCGAAGATGTCGAACACCAGGTAGATAATCGGTTGAAACAGCAGAATACTTATTTTTGGGTTGATAGCACTCCAGTTTCCGTTGCGTCTAGTAAACAAGTGTTACCTACAATTGGTCGGATCAATTTAGCTTATACACCACCAGAGTATCGTCGTAAAGGATATGCCACTACCTGTGTCGCTGCATTAAGCCAAAAACTGCTAGACCAGGGATGCCGCCATTGTTTCCTCATAGCAGATTTAGCCAATTCCACAGCCAATCATATTTATCAAGCGATTGGGTATCGCCCCATTCGCGATTGGCACGAATACTCATTCACCTCCAAGCAGTAA